TGAGAAACATGTTCtaagaaaaacacacatattaAATAAGAAACAATAAAGTCATTTCTGACTAGTAAAATACATACAGCGGTACACCTTAGCAAAACAAAACTGAAGAAAGAAATCTCCCCTTAGTATGATCATGAAAACCTGACACAAAGCACACCAGGGCCGACAGCCCCAAGGTGGTGTGTGATGAAGGAGAACAGCCCAGCGAAAGATTTGTTCTTTAGGGTCGGAATCAGTCACCAGAGTCCTACTCACCACCAAACACAGCTTCGAGAAGCTAGcggaggaccaaaaaaaatgaaaagagataaaattaagaAGCCTACCTTTTCCACTCCCTTTGCCGCAGGCTGTAGCAGCTGTAGGAGACACACACGGGTGACGGGACCATACGATGCCATCTTGTCCTGATGCAGAGTGGCAGCCagctccccattctctctcctcagccCAGATAGCGAGGGACCAGGTTCAAAGTTCAGTGTCAGCACGAAGAGGTAGACCCCTGCTAAAGGTGCTTGGAACATCCCAGTGTGAGTGGAGTACATCTGGCCGAGGTTTAGGGATGTGTCCTCCGACACCAGCAGGCTGTCACTTGGTCTGCTGCGCTGTATGCTTCTGGCCAGAAACATCAGGGGACTGTCCCTCAGCTTGGATAGAactgaaagagaagagacagggaatTGTCAGCTGTTCTCTGCTATCTGTTCATATGAACCCTTGTCATAGACACTCACTATACTTATGCTTAGAAGCCTGAACTAAAAAWTTTAGAAATCACCAGGGGGCAGTCTTGTGTTGTCTATTAGTGTTGCTGGTAATGTTGATACCCTCAGTCATGCTAAGCAGCTCCTTTTAACCCATTGCTAACACTTACTTGAGGGTGTTGCACTGTATAGATCTCCAAGGATCTTTCTTTGTTTAAAGTGCATTCTGGTCTTAGTGGAGGTTTAGAAAGAAATGTGGCCCAGCATGATAGAGGTACagataacttccaaaataaaggaaacgcattaacaaagtgtcttaatagggcgttgggctaCCACGGCTGGgaacagcttcaatgctcctTGGCTTAGATTCTAAAAGTGTCTGGAACTCACGAGAaattccacgagaaattccatcatttggtgttttgttgatggtggtggaaaacgctgtctcagccACCTctgcagaatctcccataagtgttccaaTTGGGTTGGGATCTGGTGACTGACAAACAGTCCCCTCTTTTGAAGTCTTTGctagaatctcaattgcatacttcacacgtcctctctcctctccgcctcctcaaaacccattggatgagagccagaggtccctcccctctgaccttctcttccaatgggttttgaaaaggaggcaaggagaggacgTGAGGATTATGCAGTAGAGAAAAGGCCACTGAGATTTAGCCACTAGCCAAAATAAtgagcaactgggcatttttaaaCATGACCCTAAGTATGATGGGATGTTACTtacttaactcaggaaccacacctgtgtggaagcacctgctttcaatataatttgtatccctcaagtgtttcctttattttggcagttcccTGTAGGTATGCGATtgtctgttttagtttttttttatagattgATGCCTACCTGATGTATCCCTCCTGCTGCGAAGGTTAGCGCGCTCTCCAATATGATCTTTTATCCCCTCTTTCTTGTCCTTGCgcttcctctgtctcttcctttccttcctcttcatCAGGGCCCACAGCTGGTCCAGGTCCAGGGTGCTCTCTGATTCGGCCAGCCCCTCTGAGTTACTGAAAACATTCTTAAAGAGCCGCAGATGATTCTCTAGACCCTTCCTCAGCCAGGCCACCTCCACCTGCATTTTGGCCTCCACACCACCAGAGGCGCTGTCTTTGGTGATGTTGCAGCTGGCGGGGCAAGGCCTGTACTCCAGCCTGTTGACCTTCTCCCCCAGCTCCTCCACTGCTTTCTCAAGGCTCAACAGGTCACTGTCCGAGTAGTCTTGCCGGTCCTCAGAGGCTGCTGAGTCCATGAGGTGGTCACTCCTCTGGTCTCCACTCCTTCTCTTCAGCCCGCGGGAGGCCAAGTCTACTAGCACGGAGGGCTCGTCTGAGGACGGGACTTCCTCTCCCCGGGCAGCCTCCAGCAAGGTGGTGAGGCTGAGGTTCTGGCCCCTGATCTGCTGCTGCATGTGCTGGAGCCTCTTCTGCAGCGCGGGGATGGAGTGAGCCTCCTGTTCGTGGAGGGGCCAGTCCATGAACCCCATCACCTCCTCCCCCAGGAGCATCTCTAGCACTTCAGTGTGGCGGATGGCGTCCTTCAACAAAGAGTAAAAGGAGCTGGAGAGGTGGCGCATCTCAGCCGCCAACCTCTTGTCGCTCTCCTGCAGGCTGAGCACGTCCCTGTGGCTGRCCAGGACTGAGGTCATCAGCTGAGTCAGGTTGTGTTGGAGAGTTCTGCTCTTTTCTTGCTCGAAGGCCAGGGAGGCCATGACGTCGTCCACAGAGGGACCCCAGTGCGCCGACTCAGCATCGGTACCTCCATCCAGGGCCAGCCGATTGTCGTTGGCCAGCTCTGTGAC
The Salvelinus sp. IW2-2015 unplaced genomic scaffold, ASM291031v2 Un_scaffold8521, whole genome shotgun sequence genome window above contains:
- the LOC112079574 gene encoding multimerin-2-like, with product LNRVNELANNLTIHSEQLQEMETDMDYLYTQFYQNVSTAGDCDCKAFTASFSRLEQGLTNVTELANDNRLALDGGTDAESAHWGPSVDDVMASLAFEQEKSRTLQHNLTQLMTSVLXSHRDVLSLQESDKRLAAEMRHLSSSFYSLLKDAIRHTEVLEMLLGEEVMGFMDWPLHEQEAHSIPALQKRLQHMQQQIRGQNLSLTTLLEAARGEEVPSSDEPSVLVDLASRGLKRRSGDQRSDHLMDSAASEDRQDYSDSDLLSLEKAVEELGEKVNRLEYRPCPASCNITKDSASGGVEAKMQVEVAWLRKGLENHLRLFKNVFSNSEGLAESESTLDLDQLWALMKRKERKRQRKRKDKKEGIKDHIGERANLRSRRDTSVLSKLRDSPLMFLARSIQRSRPSDSLLVSEDTSLNLGQMYSTHTGMFQAPLAGVYLFVLTLNFEPGPSLSGLRRENGELAATLHQDKMASYGPVTRVCLLQLLQPAAKGVEK